In Candidatus Cloacimonadota bacterium, the following proteins share a genomic window:
- a CDS encoding NADH-quinone oxidoreductase subunit NuoF, whose product MILKRIDVLICFGSGCVSAGADKIKKRLIEALRKHDLLSETNIIETGCMGPCDYGPLMMIYPEGIFYRKITENDVDEIVEEHFLKGRPVKRLMVQDSEEKLAVNLQDIPFFKKQIKVALENCGYLNPESIEEYIALGGYESLGKLLTEMTPEKTIEEIDKSGLRGRGGGGFSTALKWQLTRKNPLTPKYIICNGDEGDPGAFMDRSLLEGDPHRILEGMMIAAYAIGAERGFFYIRAEYPLAIRRINLAIEQAREFGLLGENIFDSDFSFDIEVRSGAGAFVCGEETALIASIEGLRGEPNPKPPYPSEYGLWGKPTVVNNVETLANLPTIIQKGADWFAGFGTSTSKGTKVFALTGDVKNTGLIEVPMGITLKELIFDVGGGIIDGKKFKAVQLGGPSGGCLTADHLEVQIDYESLKEKGSMMGSGGVIVMDDSNCMVNIAKFFLEFSVEESCGKCVPCRVGLKEMHQILQKISDGRGEERDLIRLEELGSMIKKLSLCGLGQSAPNPVLSTLRFFKREYETHITEKSCPACVCLKLFHYLIDTDKCIGCSLCAKKCPVQCITGSREDKYVIHQLDCVKCGTCMEVCPVNAISKIPGINSDVIAAEEQEFLSAEDLL is encoded by the coding sequence ATGATTTTAAAAAGAATTGATGTCCTGATCTGTTTTGGTTCCGGTTGTGTATCTGCCGGAGCAGATAAGATAAAAAAGAGATTGATCGAAGCATTGAGAAAACATGATCTACTAAGTGAGACCAATATCATTGAGACCGGATGTATGGGTCCCTGTGATTATGGTCCTTTAATGATGATCTACCCGGAAGGTATTTTCTACCGCAAAATCACTGAAAACGATGTAGATGAAATAGTTGAAGAGCATTTTCTGAAAGGCAGGCCAGTTAAACGCTTAATGGTTCAAGATTCAGAGGAAAAACTCGCCGTTAACCTTCAGGATATACCTTTTTTTAAGAAACAGATCAAAGTCGCTTTAGAGAATTGCGGATATCTTAACCCTGAAAGTATTGAAGAATATATTGCTCTCGGTGGTTATGAATCATTAGGGAAGTTATTAACAGAAATGACTCCTGAGAAGACAATTGAAGAGATTGATAAATCAGGTTTAAGAGGTCGTGGAGGAGGAGGTTTTTCAACTGCTTTGAAATGGCAGCTTACCCGCAAAAATCCTCTAACTCCGAAATATATAATTTGTAATGGAGACGAAGGAGATCCTGGTGCTTTTATGGATCGTTCCCTATTAGAGGGTGATCCTCATCGCATCCTTGAAGGGATGATGATAGCTGCCTATGCAATTGGTGCAGAAAGGGGATTTTTCTATATTAGAGCCGAATATCCTTTAGCTATCAGAAGAATTAATCTCGCTATTGAACAAGCTCGTGAATTCGGTCTATTAGGTGAAAATATCTTTGATAGTGATTTCTCATTTGATATTGAAGTCAGAAGTGGTGCTGGAGCTTTTGTTTGCGGTGAAGAGACAGCTTTAATAGCTTCAATTGAAGGTTTAAGAGGTGAACCGAATCCCAAACCACCCTATCCCTCTGAATATGGATTATGGGGTAAACCAACAGTTGTTAACAATGTTGAAACATTAGCAAATTTACCTACGATTATTCAAAAAGGTGCGGATTGGTTTGCCGGTTTTGGCACTTCTACCAGTAAAGGAACGAAAGTATTCGCTCTAACCGGTGATGTTAAAAATACTGGTTTGATTGAAGTTCCGATGGGTATAACATTAAAGGAACTGATCTTTGATGTTGGTGGTGGAATAATTGACGGGAAAAAATTCAAAGCCGTACAATTAGGTGGGCCTTCAGGGGGATGCCTAACAGCAGACCATTTGGAAGTCCAGATTGATTATGAATCTTTAAAAGAGAAAGGTTCGATGATGGGTTCCGGTGGAGTTATCGTAATGGATGACTCCAATTGTATGGTCAATATAGCTAAATTTTTCTTAGAGTTCTCTGTTGAAGAATCCTGCGGCAAATGTGTCCCTTGCAGGGTCGGTCTAAAAGAGATGCATCAAATACTGCAAAAGATCTCTGATGGGAGAGGAGAAGAAAGAGATTTAATAAGACTGGAAGAGCTTGGTTCGATGATTAAAAAGCTTTCACTCTGTGGTCTCGGTCAATCTGCCCCTAATCCGGTGTTGAGTACTTTACGGTTTTTCAAAAGAGAATACGAAACTCATATAACGGAAAAGAGCTGTCCGGCATGTGTTTGTTTAAAACTCTTCCATTATCTGATTGATACTGATAAATGTATTGGCTGTTCTCTCTGTGCTAAAAAATGCCCTGTTCAGTGTATAACTGGCAGCCGAGAAGATAAATATGTTATTCATCAGTTAGACTGTGTAAAATGTGGAACTTGCATGGAAGTATGTCCAGTCAATGCTATAAGTAAAATACCCGGAATAAATTCTGATGTAATTGCAGCAGAGGAACAAGAATTCTTATCTGCTGAAGATTTATTATAA
- a CDS encoding ATP-binding protein encodes MQDISLHLLDILENSIRADASVVNVCIEINKRDNRLKIMVTDNGHGMSEDILMNSQNPFFTTKENRVKKVGLGIPLFKQNAEHCDGSFNIISAKNKGTEIVAEFRLDHIDRMPLGSIPDTILTSLLGHPDIEFIVEMIKISSDGEKSNFIFDTKDIKQELDGFPINNPEVTGFIRDYLTEGINNIYKEEI; translated from the coding sequence ATGCAAGATATCTCGTTACATCTGCTTGACATATTAGAAAATTCAATTAGGGCTGATGCAAGCGTGGTTAATGTTTGTATTGAGATCAATAAGAGAGATAATCGTTTAAAGATAATGGTTACTGATAATGGACATGGTATGAGTGAAGATATTTTAATGAATTCTCAAAACCCTTTTTTTACTACTAAAGAGAATAGGGTAAAAAAGGTAGGTTTGGGGATTCCCTTGTTCAAACAAAACGCTGAGCATTGTGATGGATCATTTAATATTATTAGTGCAAAAAACAAAGGTACAGAAATTGTTGCTGAATTCAGACTTGACCATATTGACAGAATGCCTTTAGGTAGCATACCAGATACCATATTAACAAGTCTTTTAGGGCATCCCGATATTGAGTTCATAGTAGAGATGATCAAAATCTCAAGTGATGGAGAAAAGTCTAATTTCATTTTCGATACTAAGGATATTAAACAAGAACTGGATGGATTTCCAATCAACAACCCTGAAGTAACTGGTTTTATAAGAGATTATCTAACAGAAGGAATAAATAACATATATAAAGAGGAAATTTGA